Genomic DNA from Hemiscyllium ocellatum isolate sHemOce1 unplaced genomic scaffold, sHemOce1.pat.X.cur. scaffold_924_pat_ctg1, whole genome shotgun sequence:
GTGTTCCCCACAATATTCTGCCTGTTAATGTGCGATCCAACTGAACGTAATCAGGAAGTGTGATATAGCTCTCTATTCTTTGAACTGTGTCGCCTGGAAACATATTGAAGTCTGAGATGCCTGTGGGGAAGACACAGGGACATCAAAACCGAGAtaaaaaggaggaggccattcagccccttgagcttacTCTGCCATTTTATATGATCATGGTGGATCCCATCAAACCCAATAAGCCCTGATCTTGCTTCCTTGCATATTAGtcaatccctttagccccaaatgCTCGATCTAAATCCTTGGAGTCAAAATTCTGACCTTGACTGTATTCTGTGGTTGCAGgtcccacaggctcaccactctctgggtgatgaAATGTATCAGCATGTCCACGACACCAAGTTGCAGACAAATTGCCGATCGAGGGGGAGAGTCTGATCTGTTTCAGAGAGTCTGCAGTCAGTGTGCGTTGGTTTGCTACCTGGGGTGTTAAGTATTTTGACTAATTAACATGTATTCCTGCATTTACTAGAGATTCGTGAAGGTTAGGAATTGATATGTAAAGTTAAAAGCAGCAAGGAATCCGACGTCAACCtggtcagagacttttccccagttaGCGTCTGCAAAAGAATTAGAACTTTTGGCAATCCAGGAAGGCTTGTGACAATCTTATGTAGAAACACCTGAATTACACACTGTCCCCCAGGCCCTTGCAGAGAGGGAGACTGAAACAGCTTTGACCCAGCCACTGAATGCAGTAACCAGTCCCTTCCTGATATTTCACTGCTTCATGATATTATAGCTGACAGTGACACAGTCCCGAAACAACAGGAATTGAGAGATTACATTTGTAGGGGAAAGAGAAAACAGATGGGTTCTGAAGGGTCACAACTTGAAATGTTTATtgagtttctctctccatagatgctgccagacctgttgagtttctccagtaatcaGTTTTgcttcagattgccagcatctgcaattctttaatTAGACTCACTATATGGATAGCTGAGCTATATATCCTAAAGTGTCTCAATAAAGATTGTGGTATCAAGCTCATGGCCTTATCACTAGGCTATTAATGCAGAAGCCCAGGCATGAATTCAACTATAGCAGCATGTGATTTTAATTTACTTAAAGTCTCAATTTAGTCTAATAACAATCACAAAACCACTATCAGAAAAAAAAAAACGCCACATTATTCTCTCAATGCCTTTGGTGAAGAAAAAGTATCCATTTTGATCAGTAGAATAAAGGAGGTAGCTTGTGGGCAAAATAGACAGAAGGCAGAACGCTTCACTACAGAGGGAGCTCACCAGCAGGAATTGTGGAAAGTTATTAAAACAAATGGAACTTTGTAAATATCACCAAAGGAgtgttgctgcaattgtacagggtggTGGTACAAAAGCATCAGGGATATCACTCCATACTCCGAGGGGAAATAGAGGTACTTTAAAAGGGAGATTAGCAACAGTTCACTAAATTACTGATCAGTAAGAAAAGCCTTTCATTACTATCATCTCTTGTAACTCACATTTGCAAGCAATGGCAGAAGGATGAGAGGCAATCCAATTATTACATGATGCTCAGGGGATTGGGTGGTTAGATACAGCTGATATTTAGTCTTGCTGCTAAATCTAGGGTGAagtcttgttcctcagatgcagCCTAATCTCCTGTGGTATTTCCCCCACTGCCACATGTGATCATCTgatttctgcagtcctcaccatctCAGTTTTAAGGtagggtagcagatttaaaaataTGGAGGAGGAGGGATTACTTCCCATAAAGAGTCATTCGCTAGCCTGGATTGCAGTGAATTTAAAGGAAGAGACATTTAGTAATGATTGACAAGTTTATGAAGAAGCATGTCCTATGGAGGGCAGGTAGGCCACCAGCATTGTACCAGACTGAGGGGACAAATTGCCACCTCCTACATACTGTCCTTACTGGGATAGGCCTATACCCAaagcacagcaatgtgcttgactttatccccaatgaagggcttttgcctgaaatgtcgatgtCGCtgaactttggatgctgcctgaactgctgtgctcttccagcaccactgatccagaatctagttaGAATGGAGCAGGATGTGCCTTGGCCAATGACCCCCACACAGCAAGTGATAAACATCCTGAGGAGGCAATACTGAACCAAGACTGGTAAAGGGACATGGAAGGCAGATATTGGAGTCACATTCTAGGAATTAACTACTGAATGATACGAGACACTATACCAGTGTATATTTTATTTCCACGTTCAGCAATAGAGAAATCAATTTTACTTTCACATACAGGACTCCAGAATCCCACTCAGCTCAGGGTgagcctgtcaaacaggtactctcccaggccattctcaggggctcccagtctcttcaggttggtgatgtgatctcccagcttcttgatcatcttcacttgctcatccaagtagtgcCTCTCCAGGAAGTCACACAGCTGGAAGAAAGGAGGGAACAGTAGTTCACTCAAAACAGGGGATCTTAGTCCTGGATATCAGTGCCAATATGCCAATTCTTGAGGACCAACTCTATCACTTTCAGCTGAAAATGCATTACATCAGGAACTCACATGAGGGTCCATGTGGCCAGAGGAGAGTTTGTGCAGATCCAGCAGACTCTGGTTCACATCCTTCTCCATCTGCAGAGCTCTCTGCATTGCCTCCAGACCATTGCCCCACTCATCCTGCTCTGGCTTCTGAAATTAAGAAGTGGTCAAGTTCAGATGTAGAGTGCCCAAATGTTCAGATTTGGGCTGAGGCCATATGCCTCAGTAACCCCACATAATTCAAgatgttaaaaatcaccaggAATGACATTGAACAGTGGGTGGTCAGGCCATTTTAAACGATGGAAAACCGGTTAGTTTGAAAAACAGTATTAATCAGTGTACCTCAAGCCACGTGGCTGGCATTGAGGATTTTGGGAATCAAGTCTTGATTGTGATCCAAGAGGAACTCCATGCTCAGTTACATTAGTTGACTTAGACGTTTATGGCTCGATCAGCAGCCCAGATTTAAGCATGCACCCGTGAGTTTTGGTTAAAAACTCTACCTCAATACATTAGCATTTGTTGGTTGGATCATCTGAGCCAAGGCAGAAAACGGAGGTCATCACAACCAAATCCTACACTTGCCCTTTGTTTACATGAGCCTCAAATTTAGCTGTTAACCCCAGTGGCTGGAGAATTTAAGTTTTAATAGGATAAGCAACAAACTTTTGTAAAAAAATTTCAATTTCAAACAAAACCCAACCttgacatcctgcaggaggactcGGCCTCCACGTTTATTCTGGAATTCCATCAGTCTCTCAGCGTGTTCCCGTTCCTCATGGGACTGCTCCTTGAAGAACTCAGCAAAGTGACGCAGGGCAACATCATCCCGGTCAAAGTAAGAGGACTGGGGGACAAAAGTAGAACAATtcaaactgcagatgttgaagatctgaAAGTGAAAAGTTGCTGGGAAACTTAGGTCTGAGCATCTGCCCAGTGTTAAATTTTCTAAAGGGTCATCACTTTCAGCATTATCTGAAGACTTCACgtaacgacacgaccagctatccctagtagccacacacgcagacaacaagcaacatgaattcgactgggaaaacactactatcatagggcaagccagacagaacagccagggaattcctagaggcatggcattcatccacaaactccatcaacacacacatcaacctggacccaat
This window encodes:
- the LOC132814787 gene encoding ferritin heavy chain, oocyte isoform-like, with protein sequence MASQVCQNYYKDCEDAVNKQINLELYSSYVYLSMSSYFDRDDVALRHFAEFFKEQSHEEREHAERLMEFQNKRGGRVLLQDVKKPEQDEWGNGLEAMQRALQMEKDVNQSLLDLHKLSSGHMDPHLCDFLERHYLDEQVKMIKKLGDHITNLKRLGAPENGLGEYLFDRLTLS